From Tistrella bauzanensis, a single genomic window includes:
- a CDS encoding lysophospholipid acyltransferase family protein — MTRIRALAFNILFFPWSVLVMLAALPFVASTGMLWRLRRVWLGGILWLLRVVVGLRVEIRGRAHLPPAPYILAAKHQSMLETFVLGNLLDRPAFVLKRELTLIPVLGWYLKRVGMVPIDRARGPSALRRMQAAARACAAEARPLVIFPEGTRRAPGAAPDYKRGLTLVARATPSLPVVPVALDTGLFWGRGLLERRPGVTVIEILPPLAPGLQGDALLAAVQAAIEPAAARLAAEAPSRLA, encoded by the coding sequence ATGACCCGGATCAGGGCGCTTGCCTTCAATATCCTGTTCTTTCCCTGGTCGGTGCTGGTGATGCTGGCGGCGCTGCCCTTCGTTGCCAGCACCGGCATGCTGTGGCGGCTGCGGCGGGTGTGGCTGGGCGGCATTCTGTGGCTGTTGCGGGTGGTGGTCGGCCTGCGGGTGGAGATCCGCGGCCGGGCGCATCTGCCGCCGGCGCCCTATATTCTGGCCGCCAAGCATCAATCGATGCTGGAAACCTTCGTGCTGGGCAATCTGCTGGATCGGCCGGCCTTCGTGCTGAAGCGCGAACTGACCTTGATTCCGGTTCTGGGCTGGTATCTGAAGCGGGTGGGCATGGTACCGATCGACCGGGCGCGCGGACCGTCGGCGCTCAGGCGCATGCAGGCGGCGGCGCGCGCCTGCGCCGCCGAGGCGCGCCCGCTGGTGATCTTTCCCGAAGGCACCCGCCGTGCACCGGGGGCGGCACCCGATTACAAGCGTGGCCTGACCCTGGTCGCCAGGGCAACCCCGTCGCTGCCGGTGGTGCCGGTGGCGCTGGATACCGGCCTGTTCTGGGGCCGGGGGCTGCTGGAACGGCGGCCAGGGGTGACGGTGATCGAGATCCTGCCGCCTCTGGCGCCGGGGCTGCAGGGCGATGCCCTGCTGGCGGCAGTGCAGGCCGCGATCGAGCCGGCAGCGGCCCGGCTGGCGGCCGAGGCGCCGTCACGGCTGGCCTGA
- a CDS encoding prephenate/arogenate dehydrogenase family protein translates to MVKNPPVINRLAILGIGLIGSSVSRAARQYGAAARVVAYDTDGDRLARALALGAIDDAAASLEDAVTDADMVVMCAPVGAMGAIARQAAPAMRAGAILSDVGSTKTSVVADVLPVLHQGVHFIPAHPVAGTEKSGPENGFATLFDGRWCILTPPEGADTAAVDLCAAFWRALGSNVDVMTPEHHDTVLAITSHLPHLISYTIVGTVMDLEEHHHWEVFKYAAGGFRDFSRLAGSDPVMWRDVFLNNRDAVLEMLGRFTEDLQALQRAIRWGDAEKLEALFTRTRDARRQIIEARQA, encoded by the coding sequence ATGGTCAAGAACCCCCCGGTCATCAACCGTCTCGCCATTCTCGGCATCGGCCTCATCGGCAGCTCCGTCTCGCGTGCCGCGCGCCAGTATGGCGCGGCGGCCCGGGTGGTCGCCTATGACACCGATGGCGATCGGCTGGCGCGGGCGCTGGCACTGGGGGCCATCGACGATGCCGCCGCCAGTCTGGAAGACGCGGTGACCGATGCCGATATGGTGGTGATGTGTGCCCCCGTCGGCGCCATGGGGGCGATCGCGCGCCAGGCGGCGCCGGCCATGCGGGCCGGCGCCATCCTGTCGGATGTCGGCTCGACCAAGACCTCGGTGGTGGCGGATGTGCTGCCGGTGCTGCACCAAGGCGTCCATTTCATCCCCGCGCATCCGGTCGCCGGCACCGAGAAATCAGGCCCTGAGAACGGCTTCGCCACCCTGTTCGACGGCCGCTGGTGCATTCTCACGCCCCCTGAGGGCGCCGACACCGCCGCGGTCGATCTCTGTGCCGCCTTCTGGCGGGCGCTGGGCAGCAATGTCGACGTGATGACGCCGGAGCATCACGACACGGTGCTGGCGATCACCTCGCATCTGCCGCATCTGATTTCCTACACCATTGTTGGCACGGTGATGGATCTGGAGGAGCACCATCACTGGGAGGTGTTCAAATATGCCGCCGGCGGCTTCCGTGACTTCTCGCGTCTCGCCGGCTCGGACCCGGTGATGTGGCGTGACGTGTTCCTGAACAACCGCGATGCGGTGCTGGAAATGCTCGGCCGGTTCACCGAAGACCTTCAGGCCCTGCAGCGGGCGATCCGCTGGGGCGATGCCGAAAAGCTTGAGGCGCTGTTCACCCGCACCCGCGATGCCCGCCGTCAGATCATCGAGGCACGCCAGGCCTGA
- a CDS encoding PaaI family thioesterase, whose product MISLKDAIERSRSNGDFTALNDAVPYTRFLNLAAEEGEGELIFRMGYRPEHIGNQVLRALHGGIIGSLLETAALSHVIWEMEQVRVPKTITITIDYLRSGRPVDTFAASRITKMGRRVVNVHTTAWQDDRSKPIASAIAHFLID is encoded by the coding sequence ATGATCAGCCTGAAGGACGCCATCGAACGGTCGCGCAGCAATGGCGACTTCACCGCGCTGAACGACGCGGTGCCCTATACCCGCTTCCTGAACCTCGCCGCCGAAGAGGGCGAGGGCGAGTTGATCTTCCGCATGGGCTATCGGCCCGAGCATATCGGCAATCAGGTTCTGCGGGCGCTGCATGGCGGCATTATCGGCTCGCTGCTGGAAACCGCCGCCCTCTCGCATGTGATCTGGGAGATGGAGCAGGTCCGCGTGCCCAAGACCATCACCATCACCATCGATTACCTGCGCTCGGGCCGGCCGGTGGATACCTTCGCCGCCAGCCGGATCACCAAGATGGGTCGGCGGGTGGTGAACGTCCACACCACCGCCTGGCAGGATGACCGGTCGAAGCCGATTGCATCGGCCATCGCCCATTTCCTGATCGACTGA
- the hisC gene encoding histidinol-phosphate transaminase, whose protein sequence is MTALTPRPGIMDIKPYVGGKNSADGAGRVIKLASNENDLGPSPKAVEAYLSCASMLHRYPEGGADDLRQAIGEVHGLDPARIVTGCGSDEILTLLSRAYAGPDDHVLYSQYGFLMYPINAKAVAARPMQAPESALIADVDQMLAHVTDRTRIVFLANPNNPTGSLLPASEVRRLHAGLSPSTLLVLDAAYAEYVTDPDYSPGVDLVDAAQNVVMARTFSKIYGLAALRVGWAYCSGPVADVLNRIRNPFNVPLPAQVAATAAVRDQEHVARVRAYTVEKRAWLAGELTAMGLVVHPSHGNFLLVDFPADGPHTAAAVYDQLMADGIILRAMGGYGLPNALRITIGAPESLDALVASLNTILGRNG, encoded by the coding sequence ATGACCGCGCTTACCCCCCGTCCGGGTATCATGGACATCAAGCCCTATGTCGGCGGCAAGAACAGTGCCGACGGCGCCGGGCGGGTGATCAAGCTCGCCTCGAACGAAAACGATCTCGGCCCCAGCCCCAAGGCGGTCGAGGCGTATCTGTCCTGCGCCAGCATGCTGCACCGCTATCCTGAGGGTGGCGCCGACGATCTGCGCCAGGCGATCGGCGAGGTCCATGGGCTGGATCCCGCCCGGATCGTCACCGGCTGCGGCTCCGACGAGATCCTCACCCTGTTGTCGCGCGCCTATGCCGGCCCCGATGATCACGTGCTGTACAGCCAGTACGGCTTCCTGATGTACCCGATCAACGCCAAGGCCGTGGCCGCGCGGCCGATGCAGGCCCCGGAATCGGCGCTGATCGCCGATGTCGATCAGATGCTGGCCCATGTCACCGATCGCACCCGGATCGTGTTCCTGGCCAATCCGAACAACCCGACCGGCAGCCTGCTGCCGGCATCGGAGGTGCGTCGCCTGCATGCCGGCCTGTCGCCGTCGACGCTGCTGGTGCTGGACGCGGCCTATGCCGAATACGTCACCGATCCCGATTACAGCCCCGGTGTCGATCTGGTCGACGCGGCCCAGAATGTGGTGATGGCACGCACCTTCTCGAAGATCTACGGGCTGGCGGCGCTGCGGGTCGGCTGGGCCTATTGCTCAGGCCCGGTCGCCGATGTGCTGAACCGCATCCGCAACCCGTTCAACGTGCCGCTGCCGGCGCAGGTCGCCGCCACCGCCGCGGTGCGCGATCAGGAGCATGTCGCCCGGGTGCGCGCCTATACGGTGGAGAAGCGCGCCTGGCTGGCCGGCGAGCTGACGGCGATGGGGCTGGTGGTCCATCCCAGCCACGGCAATTTCCTTCTGGTCGACTTCCCGGCCGATGGGCCCCACACCGCCGCCGCGGTCTACGACCAGTTGATGGCCGATGGCATCATCCTGCGGGCCATGGGCGGCTATGGCCTGCCCAATGCCCTGCGCATCACTATCGGCGCCCCGGAAAGCCTGGATGCCCTGGTCGCAAGCCTGAACACCATCCTCGGCCGCAACGGCTGA
- a CDS encoding DUF2125 domain-containing protein, with protein MKLKRVLILLAVPVVLLAVWTIYWFRLADEVAAGVDRFAADQQVAGHDFSHGPVVVNGWPFRLEATVPAPVLTAGGTADPARVAAEQVVVFMQPLRPTHLVAVITGPVMLSSAGSGITLTPTHAAASVVFDDQGRLQRSALDMTEVTGRFTPATGRPAGFTMARAQLHQRREAEGGMRGALEIDGMDPEAADLPTLSRLFVDLTRSGPVAEPVTRAALERWRDDGGVVEMTRFEAIADDVTMTGDGTFALDAALRPEGAAAFRIAGAETVLARLEASGDIKPAMRAVLDQMLGLFERVDDEGRAAVRVPLTIQSGVLSVAGLPLVPVEPVLPPETAS; from the coding sequence ATGAAACTGAAGCGCGTTCTGATACTGCTCGCCGTTCCCGTGGTGCTGCTGGCGGTGTGGACGATCTATTGGTTCCGGCTGGCCGACGAGGTCGCCGCCGGAGTCGACCGCTTCGCCGCCGACCAGCAGGTGGCGGGGCACGATTTCAGCCACGGTCCGGTGGTGGTGAACGGCTGGCCGTTCCGGCTGGAGGCGACCGTGCCTGCGCCGGTGCTGACGGCGGGCGGCACGGCGGACCCCGCACGTGTGGCGGCGGAACAGGTGGTGGTGTTCATGCAGCCCCTGCGCCCGACCCATCTGGTGGCGGTGATCACCGGCCCGGTGATGCTGTCGAGCGCCGGCAGCGGGATCACGCTTACCCCCACCCATGCGGCGGCAAGCGTGGTGTTCGACGATCAGGGCCGGCTGCAGCGGTCGGCGCTGGACATGACAGAGGTGACCGGCCGCTTCACGCCCGCGACCGGCCGGCCCGCCGGTTTCACCATGGCCCGCGCGCAGCTGCATCAGCGTCGCGAGGCCGAGGGCGGCATGCGCGGGGCACTGGAGATCGACGGGATGGACCCTGAGGCCGCCGATCTGCCGACCCTGTCGCGGCTGTTCGTCGACCTGACCCGGAGCGGCCCGGTGGCGGAGCCGGTGACGCGTGCGGCGCTGGAGCGGTGGCGTGATGACGGCGGCGTGGTGGAGATGACCCGGTTCGAGGCGATCGCCGACGACGTCACCATGACCGGCGACGGCACCTTCGCGCTGGATGCGGCGCTGCGGCCTGAGGGGGCCGCCGCCTTCCGCATCGCCGGCGCCGAAACCGTGCTGGCGCGGCTGGAAGCCTCGGGCGATATCAAGCCGGCGATGCGGGCTGTGCTCGACCAGATGCTGGGCCTGTTCGAGCGTGTCGACGACGAGGGCCGCGCCGCCGTGCGGGTGCCGCTGACCATCCAGTCGGGCGTGTTGAGCGTGGCCGGCCTGCCGCTGGTGCCGGTGGAACCGGTGCTGCCGCCCGAGACCGCCTCGTGA
- a CDS encoding PaaI family thioesterase, which produces MTPMNTDNNPALKSIFGEDHPLISHFGMEVMEIDKGLAVVRLPYRGFMVGNPETGVLHGGVMTTLIDSACGIAVFTALPRLQPIATLDLRIDYMRPSTPHKWLMARAKVTRVTPNVAFVVAEAWHEGEDGPVATAAGSFMIGTKLTHREDAA; this is translated from the coding sequence ATGACCCCGATGAATACCGACAACAATCCGGCGCTGAAATCGATCTTTGGCGAGGATCACCCCCTGATCAGCCATTTCGGCATGGAGGTGATGGAGATCGACAAGGGCCTGGCGGTGGTGCGTCTGCCCTATCGCGGCTTCATGGTCGGCAATCCGGAAACCGGGGTTCTGCATGGCGGGGTGATGACCACGCTGATCGACAGCGCCTGCGGCATCGCCGTGTTCACCGCCCTGCCGCGCCTGCAACCCATCGCGACCCTGGACCTGCGGATCGACTATATGCGGCCATCCACCCCACATAAATGGCTGATGGCCCGGGCCAAGGTCACCCGCGTCACCCCCAATGTCGCCTTCGTGGTCGCCGAGGCATGGCATGAGGGTGAGGACGGGCCGGTCGCTACCGCCGCCGGAAGCTTCATGATCGGCACCAAGCTGACCCACCGCGAGGACGCCGCATGA
- a CDS encoding gamma-glutamylcyclotransferase: MPADDGADVWVFGYGSLMWRPGFEPVESRTALLRGYHRSLCIYSTRYRGTPDRPGLVLGLDRGGACRGIAFRIAAARTRQVLAYLDEREMGQDDTVYLRRLLRIQLDDGRRVTAVTYVADRNGARYTGRLGFENMATLVRAGSGMMGTAHDYLSQTLERMAALGLHGGPLRHVLEAASVGRDPAPAADLVDGTTTHPESATDLPSGAGSGNHV; the protein is encoded by the coding sequence ATGCCGGCCGATGATGGCGCGGATGTCTGGGTGTTCGGCTATGGCTCGCTGATGTGGCGACCGGGGTTCGAGCCGGTGGAGAGCCGCACGGCCCTGTTGCGCGGCTATCACCGGTCGTTGTGCATCTATTCCACCCGCTATCGCGGCACGCCCGACCGGCCGGGGCTGGTTCTGGGGCTGGACCGGGGCGGGGCCTGCCGGGGCATCGCCTTCCGTATCGCCGCCGCCCGGACCCGTCAGGTTCTGGCCTATCTTGACGAGCGCGAGATGGGCCAGGACGACACGGTCTATCTGCGCCGCCTTCTGAGAATTCAACTGGATGACGGCCGCCGGGTCACGGCCGTCACCTATGTCGCGGATCGCAATGGCGCCCGTTACACAGGAAGGCTGGGTTTCGAGAATATGGCGACGCTGGTGCGCGCCGGCAGCGGCATGATGGGCACCGCCCACGACTATCTGTCGCAGACCCTGGAGCGGATGGCGGCGCTGGGCCTGCATGGCGGGCCGCTGCGCCATGTGCTGGAGGCGGCGTCCGTGGGCCGTGATCCGGCCCCGGCGGCGGACCTGGTGGATGGCACCACGACGCATCCGGAATCCGCAACAGATTTGCCTTCCGGGGCCGGGTCGGGTAATCACGTGTAG